A region from the Acidiferrobacter sp. SPIII_3 genome encodes:
- the pgl gene encoding 6-phosphogluconolactonase, with protein sequence MIFTIADDDQDLARALADHLMVEIQAAWAHARPLRIALAGGSTPRSLYEELGRRAGTLPWQGLEIFFSDERAVDPEDAASNYRLAHLPWLSKAPPGALIHRIPGELGAQAAADAYDDLLRRAAAGGRALDIVLLGFGPDGHIASLFPGAMLATTRIAEAVPATANRVARVTLTLPALTAARRRIVLAQGAAKAQALRASLAPGAETPLAQLIAKAPVEFWLDRAAGQALCANTAP encoded by the coding sequence ATGATCTTTACCATCGCCGACGACGATCAGGACCTGGCGCGCGCCCTCGCCGATCACCTCATGGTCGAGATCCAGGCCGCCTGGGCGCATGCCCGGCCGTTACGCATCGCCCTGGCCGGCGGGTCCACTCCGCGCAGCCTGTATGAGGAGCTGGGGCGCCGCGCGGGCACGCTCCCCTGGCAGGGACTCGAGATTTTCTTCAGCGATGAACGCGCGGTCGATCCGGAGGACGCGGCCAGCAACTATCGCCTCGCCCACCTCCCCTGGCTCTCAAAGGCCCCGCCCGGCGCACTCATCCATCGCATCCCCGGCGAGCTCGGGGCCCAGGCGGCGGCGGACGCGTACGATGACCTCCTGAGACGCGCGGCGGCCGGGGGACGGGCCCTCGACATCGTGCTGTTGGGTTTCGGGCCGGACGGACATATCGCCTCGCTGTTTCCCGGGGCCATGCTTGCCACCACCCGTATCGCCGAGGCGGTCCCGGCGACCGCGAATCGCGTCGCCCGCGTCACCCTGACCCTGCCGGCCTTGACGGCGGCGCGGCGGCGCATCGTCCTGGCCCAGGGGGCCGCCAAGGCACAGGCCCTGCGCGCGAGCCTGGCGCCCGGGGCCGAGACCCCGCTTGCGCAACTCATCGCCAAGGCCCCCGTCGAGTTTTGGCTGGACCGCGCCGCCGGGCAGGCGCTGTGCGCGAATACCGCTCCCTAG
- a CDS encoding TonB family protein translates to MSASSLPVASPMPEKRFSFLRATVLAVVLEGLLFAGLLVAHPKPKTVGLRRKPMAVHFVTLPKPPAPHVRPKPPPPHPVVRPRPVPKPQPVPPKPRPIVHHRPVPLPTPVKKVPPPRPKAVPRPPAPPPPPPPSPDVVAQAVDRYAVMLRTRIQQGLVVPARVAALRLSGKAVVAFELTPTGRLLWARIMRSSGIGAINRAALAAVRDRSYPAFTKSMPHRPTVFRVRVGLNDGRDRY, encoded by the coding sequence ATGAGCGCTTCATCGCTGCCTGTCGCCTCGCCCATGCCCGAGAAGCGATTTTCGTTCCTGCGCGCGACCGTGTTGGCGGTGGTCCTGGAGGGGCTTTTGTTCGCCGGCCTCCTGGTGGCGCATCCCAAGCCCAAGACCGTGGGGCTGCGCCGTAAGCCCATGGCCGTGCATTTCGTCACCCTGCCCAAGCCGCCGGCGCCGCACGTCCGGCCCAAGCCGCCTCCGCCGCATCCGGTGGTGCGGCCGCGGCCGGTGCCGAAACCTCAACCCGTGCCGCCCAAGCCCCGACCGATCGTGCATCATCGCCCGGTCCCGTTGCCGACGCCCGTGAAAAAGGTGCCGCCGCCGAGACCCAAGGCGGTACCGCGTCCTCCCGCGCCGCCCCCTCCGCCACCGCCGTCCCCGGACGTCGTGGCCCAGGCCGTCGATCGTTACGCGGTGATGCTGCGCACGCGCATCCAACAGGGTCTCGTGGTGCCGGCGCGCGTGGCCGCGCTGCGATTGTCCGGCAAGGCCGTGGTGGCCTTCGAATTGACCCCCACGGGTCGCCTGTTGTGGGCGCGCATCATGCGGTCGAGCGGCATCGGCGCGATCAATCGGGCGGCCCTGGCGGCGGTGCGGGATCGCAGTTACCCGGCGTTTACGAAGAGCATGCCCCACCGTCCGACGGTGTTCCGCGTGCGCGTGGGCCTAAACGACGGACGGGATCGCTACTAG
- a CDS encoding biopolymer transporter ExbD, translating to MKMRYFETKKGRIELIPMIDVMFFLLVFFMILTLRMIPDHGLGLALPQASTAKVLPRPQILISLTANGVVHVQGHVVPRSALKGLLSRRVGGRRADVTIAAAKNVPFQDFVAVMSAARKAGVASIGIAAHQH from the coding sequence ATGAAAATGCGGTATTTCGAGACCAAGAAGGGTCGCATCGAGTTGATCCCCATGATCGATGTGATGTTTTTCCTGCTGGTTTTTTTCATGATCCTGACCCTGCGCATGATCCCCGATCATGGCCTCGGGCTCGCCTTGCCGCAGGCCAGCACCGCCAAGGTGCTTCCTCGACCGCAGATCCTGATCAGTTTGACGGCCAATGGGGTGGTGCATGTCCAGGGTCATGTCGTTCCCCGCTCGGCCTTGAAGGGCCTGCTGTCGCGGCGCGTCGGGGGGCGGCGCGCGGATGTCACGATCGCGGCCGCCAAGAACGTGCCCTTTCAGGATTTCGTGGCCGTCATGAGTGCGGCGCGCAAGGCCGGCGTGGCCAGCATCGGCATTGCCGCGCATCAGCATTGA
- a CDS encoding MotA/TolQ/ExbB proton channel family protein: MTLQYLIHLANYSDGVLYLMVVILTIALAVIIDRSWYLRRTLLEGNSLVERLGAHKEATRAQLSALAATAPGLPEAVLLDVAARHMGVTNGEQLANRLDEATLRLAPALDKRLWVLDTIVTLAPLLGLFGTIVGMFHAFSVLSAPGHAPTAVTGGIADALVATASGLFVAMTGLLAFNGLNNKVRVVLHQLDIVKTMLLNRMDGAPVNIASDGEPAVDHGAARARMAKSS; the protein is encoded by the coding sequence ATGACTCTTCAGTATTTGATCCATCTCGCGAACTACTCGGATGGCGTACTCTATCTCATGGTCGTGATTCTCACGATTGCGCTCGCGGTCATCATCGATCGCTCGTGGTATCTGCGGCGTACGCTGCTCGAGGGCAATAGTCTCGTCGAACGGCTCGGTGCGCACAAGGAGGCGACACGCGCCCAGCTGTCGGCGCTGGCGGCCACTGCCCCCGGCCTTCCGGAGGCGGTCCTGCTCGATGTGGCCGCCCGCCACATGGGGGTCACGAACGGCGAGCAGCTCGCCAATCGCCTCGATGAGGCCACCCTGCGCCTGGCCCCGGCCCTCGACAAGCGTTTGTGGGTCCTCGATACCATCGTGACCCTGGCGCCGCTTTTGGGGCTTTTCGGGACGATCGTGGGCATGTTCCATGCGTTCTCCGTGTTGTCGGCGCCCGGGCATGCCCCGACGGCCGTGACCGGCGGCATCGCCGATGCCCTGGTGGCCACCGCCTCGGGGCTATTCGTGGCGATGACCGGCCTGCTGGCTTTCAACGGTCTCAACAACAAAGTGCGCGTGGTTTTGCACCAGCTCGATATCGTAAAGACCATGCTCTTGAATCGCATGGACGGCGCCCCGGTCAATATCGCCTCTGATGGCGAGCCCGCGGTCGATCATGGCGCGGCGCGCGCGCGTATGGCGAAATCCTCATGA
- a CDS encoding CopD family protein has product MSYLIAVHGLLAMLWVGGMFFAYMILRPAAQPLEAAHRLSLWARTFGRFFPWVWAAVVILPASGYYLAVARFGGMATLPPYVNIMQALGVLMILLYLHLFFAPYRRLRQGVGSGDLVKAGHALTQIRRLVAINMGLGLVTIFVALVGAN; this is encoded by the coding sequence ATGTCTTATCTGATCGCGGTCCATGGGTTGCTCGCCATGCTATGGGTGGGGGGCATGTTCTTTGCGTACATGATCCTGCGGCCCGCCGCCCAACCGCTCGAGGCGGCGCACAGACTGTCCCTGTGGGCGCGGACGTTCGGCCGCTTCTTCCCCTGGGTGTGGGCCGCGGTCGTCATCTTGCCTGCAAGCGGCTACTACCTGGCCGTCGCCCGCTTTGGGGGCATGGCCACGCTACCCCCATATGTCAATATCATGCAGGCACTCGGAGTCCTCATGATCCTGCTGTACCTCCACCTCTTTTTCGCCCCCTACCGACGCCTGCGACAGGGGGTCGGGAGCGGCGACCTCGTAAAGGCGGGGCATGCCCTCACGCAGATCCGCCGACTGGTCGCGATCAACATGGGGCTCGGCCTTGTCACCATATTCGTGGCCCTCGTCGGCGCCAACTGA
- the rimO gene encoding 30S ribosomal protein S12 methylthiotransferase RimO — translation MPRPSSAPPQVGFVSLGCPKALVDSEQILTRLRSEGYHTAASYRDADLVIINTCGFIDAAVSESLDAIGEAMADNGRVIVTGCLGAKADLIRARYPEVLAVTGPHDEPAVMAAVHAHLPKPHDPFVDLVPPQGIKLTPRHYAYLKISEGCHHNCRFCIIPSLRGTLVSRPLGDIVAEAERLVEAGVKELLIVSQDTSAYGIDQRQRVGFAGGRPVKMSFPGLVRELARLGVWVRLHYVYPYKSVEEILPLLDIEGVLPYLDVPFQHAHPRVLAAMRRPAGRAHPSACVKAWREARPDLVLRSTVIVGFPGETEAEFETLLAFIEDAGIDRLGAFAYSAVEGAAANALPNPVPEELKHERLERLMAHQATLSAERLKTRIGQTCRVLIDERTEDGLIGRSYAEAPEIDGVIRVAASDARPGDFVDCRIVATDTHDLTAIIPPTLSGDARTAV, via the coding sequence ATGCCGCGTCCGTCCTCCGCGCCCCCTCAGGTCGGCTTTGTAAGCCTTGGCTGCCCCAAGGCCCTGGTCGACTCGGAGCAGATACTGACGCGACTGCGCAGCGAGGGCTACCACACCGCCGCCTCCTACCGCGATGCCGATCTCGTCATCATCAACACCTGCGGGTTCATCGATGCCGCTGTCTCGGAATCCCTCGACGCGATAGGCGAGGCGATGGCCGACAACGGGCGCGTGATCGTCACAGGGTGTCTGGGCGCCAAGGCCGACCTCATCCGCGCGCGCTACCCCGAGGTCCTGGCGGTCACCGGACCGCACGACGAGCCCGCGGTCATGGCCGCCGTGCATGCCCACCTCCCGAAGCCCCACGACCCGTTCGTCGACCTCGTCCCCCCGCAAGGCATCAAACTGACGCCGCGCCACTACGCGTACCTGAAGATATCGGAAGGCTGCCATCACAACTGCCGGTTTTGCATCATCCCGTCATTGCGCGGCACTCTCGTCAGTCGTCCATTGGGCGATATCGTGGCCGAGGCCGAGCGCCTGGTGGAGGCCGGTGTCAAGGAACTGCTGATCGTCTCGCAAGACACCAGCGCCTACGGTATCGATCAGAGGCAGCGCGTGGGATTCGCGGGCGGCCGCCCGGTCAAGATGTCGTTCCCGGGGCTCGTCCGCGAGCTCGCGAGGCTCGGGGTATGGGTGCGGCTCCACTATGTCTACCCCTATAAGAGCGTGGAGGAGATCCTTCCGCTCCTCGACATCGAGGGCGTGCTGCCCTACCTCGATGTCCCGTTCCAGCATGCGCACCCCCGGGTGCTGGCCGCCATGCGCCGGCCGGCGGGGCGCGCGCATCCGAGCGCCTGCGTCAAGGCATGGCGGGAGGCGCGACCCGACCTCGTCTTGCGAAGCACCGTCATCGTCGGCTTTCCCGGCGAGACCGAGGCTGAGTTCGAGACCTTGCTCGCATTCATCGAAGACGCCGGGATCGACCGCCTCGGGGCATTCGCCTACTCCGCGGTAGAAGGGGCGGCGGCCAATGCCCTGCCGAATCCCGTTCCCGAGGAGCTCAAGCACGAACGCCTCGAACGGCTCATGGCCCACCAGGCGACCTTGAGCGCGGAACGCCTGAAGACGCGCATCGGCCAAACCTGCCGGGTGTTGATCGATGAACGGACCGAGGACGGCCTGATCGGCCGCAGCTACGCCGAGGCCCCCGAGATCGACGGCGTGATCCGTGTGGCCGCGAGCGACGCCCGGCCAGGGGATTTCGTGGACTGCCGCATCGTCGCGACCGACACCCACGATCTCACCGCCATCATTCCTCCGACCTTGAGCGGTGACGCGCGCACCGCGGTCTAG
- a CDS encoding DUF302 domain-containing protein has product MIENGQVAYGFDVEVTGDFEAVRGRVVEALKGQGFGVLTEIDVSATMKAKLGRDMPRYNILGACNPVLADKAISAEPDIGLLLPCNVVVSETAKEGTTKVSFMDPVSVLAIVNNARVTELGWEVRAKLEAVRDALASSS; this is encoded by the coding sequence ATGATAGAAAACGGGCAGGTGGCTTACGGGTTCGATGTCGAGGTGACGGGGGACTTCGAGGCCGTGCGGGGGCGGGTGGTCGAGGCGCTCAAGGGGCAGGGTTTCGGGGTCCTGACCGAGATCGACGTCAGTGCCACGATGAAGGCTAAACTCGGCCGCGATATGCCGCGCTACAACATCCTCGGGGCGTGTAATCCCGTGCTCGCGGACAAGGCGATCTCCGCGGAACCCGATATCGGTCTTTTGCTGCCCTGTAATGTGGTCGTGAGCGAGACCGCCAAGGAGGGGACCACGAAGGTGTCGTTCATGGACCCGGTGTCGGTTTTGGCGATCGTCAACAATGCGCGCGTGACCGAGCTGGGGTGGGAGGTGCGCGCCAAGCTCGAGGCGGTGCGCGACGCGTTGGCATCGTCCTCCTGA